From a single Cydia strobilella chromosome 17, ilCydStro3.1, whole genome shotgun sequence genomic region:
- the LOC134748863 gene encoding protein SPMIP1 — protein MPFDTTDPKVINFLLECYEKEAQARLAWREKHSHMFQKAATFQKELKNYTHADIDYALAAAGMAATIRDHIEAARHRLTSSKVIVPKRDEYESALRNMFPVEPEHESIRIKEGRKAYLKKRYELSPEERYVFPETSNWMYGWRMKDSEMKVVATRHPRLGLMTSALYSNVGPQPDPSYYGNPACAITFCSRFT, from the coding sequence ATGCCTTTCGACACAACTGACCCGAAAGTAATTAATTTCTTACTGGAATGTTACGAGAAGGAGGCCCAAGCACGACTGGCATGGCGGGAAAAACATTCACATATGTTCCAAAAGGCAGCTACGTTCCAAAAAGAACTGAAGAACTATACACATGCAGACATTGACTACGCTTTAGCCGCCGCCGGTATGGCGGCTACAATCCGTGACCATATTGAAGCAGCGAGGCATAGACTAACATCTTCTAAAGTGATCGTTCCAAAACGAGACGAATACGAATCAGCGTTGCGAAATATGTTCCCAGTTGAACCTGAACACGAATCAATCAGGATCAAAGAGGGTCGTAAAGCATACCTAAAGAAGCGGTATGAGTTGAGCCCCGAAGAAAGATATGTGTTCCCAGAAACTTCAAATTGGATGTATGGGTGGAGAATGAAGGATAGCGAGATGAAGGTAGTGGCTACACGGCATCCTCGATTAGGACTCATGACAAGTGCTTTATACAGTAACGTTGGACCTCAACCAGATCCTAGCTACTAT